The following DNA comes from Carassius carassius chromosome 41, fCarCar2.1, whole genome shotgun sequence.
AGAATTGTATTAAACATCAGAAAGTGtgataactatattttattttcctttaaaaaaaaaaaaaaaaaaaaaaagatgaatgtaTCTAAtctgtttattttgttaaattgtagaTTATAGGACAAatgggttttcagggaagttggacaataattaagactctaaagaatctattttaataggaataaggggtGATTTATGAAATACCTGTATTGTATTTATAGTTAActatgacacattcacaaattgagtttgtagtataTAGAAGATtatgagtagagcagctgatgatactgagctgcagcacgtgccggttagagcggttcacattctcgagtcaagaaccggttgcgtcggttttcagatcatcagtacactgaaccgaaaaccgtttccttcggagctgaggatactgcgcatgcgtgattcagcgtgaagccgactgactcacagcgtgcgtgtctgaaccgaactgattatgagcacgggtaaaccgagggcttgaatgaaggggcattctggcgaaacgtaagtttatttaataacaaataaatcgcaatggattatgtcatggtttctgcgctgatgacacctaatttatttactttatatcttcaagacttaaatcctcgtatgcacattattgctgttactgtatttgggtgcgttgttgcaaaacttaattttaaattgttcataaattatgaggtttttaactgactaaagttatgattactgactctatatatctgaatatttgacagacttgacgccattacgtcgagcgaaaaagaaccgtttttttcaacaggtttattgaatcgaactgtcctaAAGAAcgggttcgcggaaaagaaccggacttcccatcactactgccaGAGGATGATAAGGTTTTTTCTTTCACTAcctaaacatttttgttgttgctgttgttgttttgccACGGGGTGCTTTGAGACATTAAGGCAGAATATTCTGTAAAGATACTTTGAAACAACATGGATTGAAGCACTACATTTTTtttgaatatgtatttaaaaatgctatttaaattcATAATTAAATTCAAATGTCAAATGTGATTccccgttgttgttttttttcagtggttTTTAAGTCACCAACTTTGGCTCTGTCAGCACAACAGATGGTGACCCAAAGCACAGTTGATGTAACAGCAGCTTTCAGACCGTTGGAAACTTCTCCTTGTGTCTGCATGGCATAGCAGGAAACAAAAAGCAGAAGGGGGGGATGAAAGATTCGTTTCCTTTCAGAAAGGCCCTAATATCAAACTTGTGTCCAAAAACCAAGAAGTGACTCAAGACCTATTTCAAGCATCACATTTGATCCTTGCATCTTGTTGAGGTAGGTTTTACATTTCCATATTACAATGACACTTTACTCAAGTGACTTTCCAAACAGTTTTgattattaatgtgttttaagATTAATACATTCATTAATTGACCTCTTTTACTCTCCACTTTTCTAGAtggtattttaaatggaaatgtatCTTCAGTCGAATTACTGGTGGAATGTTATTTACTGGTTACTTGTTATATATTTCAGTTAATCccaatattgtaatattgtaaacattaaataaatagtagTATTAAGATTACATTTTAATGGGAGTGTAAAGTCTTTAAGAAAGTAATATTCTTCTAAAATCACTTCAAATGGCTTAATATTCCTAAACAATGACCTCTAACATTTCCTTTATCATAAACACTATCTACTGGAGAACACTGTAACCCAAGGGAAGAGGCTGTTAAGCTTTCTCTCTCAAATCGAAAACTTTCAAATACATAGCTTATGTTTCACAATAGTAGTTggtcttgtttttttcttttttttgttcttcataAATCACAAAGGAATGGCAGCAGCTTGACATTTCCTCCAAACTGACGTTGTCAGCTTGCTTTAGACGTAATACGCTGTGATTTTGAGCACACAGTTTTATGCACTGGCTTCTAATAACATATTCAACAATAAATCCTTGTATTATGCACTAAGAATATGAATCAAGGAGAATGTGAAAAACTGTGCCTGAAGTTCTTCTATTCTATTCATAGCCAATGTGTAGTTTTATGTGACAGAAATTACACATCCATGGAGTTTACAACAGCGCTGGCATTCACCACGGACACTGACTCCAACCAGACCTTCAGGAATGAGTCGTCGGAGGCCTGTTCACGTGACAGTGCTCTGAAGACAATCGTGTTCCCTCTTCTCTACACCATCCTCTTCATCCTGGGCTTGTCACTGAATGGCCTGGCAGCATGGGTGTTCCTCCGAATCCCCAGTAAATCTCACTTCATCATCTATCTGAAGAACATCGTGGTGGCCGACATTATCATGACCCTCACCTTCCCCTTCAAGATCCTCGCCGATGCGAACTTAGCATCTGTCGGTGAGCGTGTGTTCGTCTGTCGAGTGTCATCTGTGCTCTTCTACCTCACCATGTACATCAGCATCCTCTTCTTCGGCTTGATCAGCATCGATCGCTGCAGAAAGACCATGTGGCCCTTTGTGGGCACCAACCCTAGACGCCTGCTGTACAGAAAGCTCCTCTCAGGCTTCATATGGACATCACTGTTGGCTCTTTCACTGCCCAATGTAATCCTGACGAGCCGGCCCAGCACTTCAAGccactttaaatgcagtgacCTCAAGACAGAGATGGGCCTGAAGTGGCACGAGCTGGTCAACCACGTGTGCCAGGTGATCTTTTGGGGAAACCTTGTGACAGTAATAGTATGCTACACACTCATCTCGAAAGAGCTCTACAAGTCTTACGCCCGCACACGAGCTCAACACCAGGGAAGGCCAGGGACGAACGCCCCTCAGAACATTCAAGCCAACGTGTTCCTGGTGTTGGCGGTCTTCTTTGTGTGCTTCGTTCCCTTCCACTTCTCCCGAGTGCCCTACACCATCAGCCAGACCCGGGAAAGCATGTTCGATTGCCAGCACAAGCTGCTTTTCTTCCAGCTGAAGGAGAGCACGCTGTGGCTTTCCTCCCTTAACTCTGTGCTGGATCCTCTCATCTACTTCTTCCTCTGTAAGTCTTTCAGGAGCTCTCTGTTTAACACCCTGCGTCTGTCTCCGGGCCGCTGCAGGGCGCTCAGGGAGCTCGGGACAGACTCGGCCAGCACTCCTCAGGGCAACACACTGATATAATGGATAGACAGTGCTGTTGGGAACTCTCTCGTCCACTTGAACATGCTACACTAATAATCTAActgacattaatattattattgttttaacatATTTTCATGCTGCAACGGCTACATGGGTGAGTCACTTCTATCCTTGACTGGCTCATAACGCATAACTCATACCTCAGAGTCTAACAGTTTATTTTGATATTGCATTAAGACACTTTGTCAACTAGCAGTCAAGCTGCAAGGCCCAGATTTACTGTAACCAGGATTTCAGAgaataaagtaaaatagtaaaagAGCTAGaatttattgtaatgcatttgaACTGTTTgccaataatgtttttattttaaaagatgtgCACTTGTAGACATAATCATATGCCGAAAACAGCAACGCTTCTTGTGTCgtcacattaaaacaaataacatggataatacatttttccaaatattttccaattaaaaataaaaatggcagcTTTTaaccaaagaaaataaaaaagtgcaGCAAACGACACAGTGTAAGATGTCTAGTCTGTTTTCATCGTTTTTAGTTGCGGTGTTCATTAGTTCCCTTCCTCAGTCGTTTTAATACACCTTCTCCATCTCTGTCCTTCATGTCTAAAGTGTTTGATTTAGTCTGtgatataacccccccccccctaatcTAATGTAATGTATATAACCTCTTGTTTTTGTTTCCTAAGTGTCATGGGTATGTCCCCGGTTAGTTCCTGTTTGTCCTTATTGAAGAACCATCATGACACAAATGTACAGCttgtaagaaataaaaaagcTACAATTTTAGAcaatatgtgtgtgcatgtactgCATGAGTAAACATATATTcattatattcacacacataTCTTATCACATGTACGTCTATGTTATAAAGTGTATTActgaatataaaattacattgggatatatattaataaatgatttgtcaCATATTTTTCAAACCATGAAAAGCAGCAAATACTTatgtattattcaatatattgtcacataatgacatatattattctatatattttcaatatattgttaaatcaattaatttattGATCAGTGATATAAGAAGGAAATATTCCACATTCCACagaatgacaaaaaatatttaagttaatTAATTAGTAATATGATCTAACTCTataaagtaaatttaaattaaaaataaagatctgAAATCATGTCTTTTTTGCCCCTAAATAATTACTGTTTTTGTTGAAGTTTTTCTTGAAACTTCTGGAATCTCTGAATGAATTGTGCCGCCTTAGAATATTGTAGACCTTTGAGTTAAAATGTTTGAGATCCACTGATATAAATGAGCCAAATCATCTTTATTTCTGAAGCAGTTTGATTGATTTGAAGCAGCttcacagagagaaacagaattATGGACACAGTTCAGATTCTGCTGTAAAAGTCAACCGTGAGATTATTTAGCTCAGGTTAGTTCAGTGATGAATCAGCTAGATCAGTATGAGTGGGAAATTCATCTGTTCTGAAACAAGTTCAATTCAGCTATAACCAGTTTTACAGAAGTCAGTCATTTCGTTATTCAGCTTCGGTTCCTAATCAATAGAATGTCTAAATATAGTGAAGGTCGatcacaaacattaaaataataactcaTAAGGTTATAacccagatagcaacattgtgtcggcccagatccggcccacatctggcacccgtggaaagatgatctggcccacatgtagcgtggaatgatggcgcttgggcggaccgctcctgtttgccagaactgagccacaagcaggccatagcaatgccacatgtcagccaagagtcaagaaattaaccagaactggaccgtatctgagccacaaaatctgtttatatattaaatatgaatttcagccttaataagcctgttaacaagcagaatcactgaagtaaagaaaataacagagaaagagataagcagaaacacaagaactacaacttacttcagccacaaccttagatgaaatcaattgaagataaaagaagacattaaatctctggagatctcaccagaggaggatt
Coding sequences within:
- the LOC132123129 gene encoding P2Y purinoceptor 12-like, which encodes MEFTTALAFTTDTDSNQTFRNESSEACSRDSALKTIVFPLLYTILFILGLSLNGLAAWVFLRIPSKSHFIIYLKNIVVADIIMTLTFPFKILADANLASVGERVFVCRVSSVLFYLTMYISILFFGLISIDRCRKTMWPFVGTNPRRLLYRKLLSGFIWTSLLALSLPNVILTSRPSTSSHFKCSDLKTEMGLKWHELVNHVCQVIFWGNLVTVIVCYTLISKELYKSYARTRAQHQGRPGTNAPQNIQANVFLVLAVFFVCFVPFHFSRVPYTISQTRESMFDCQHKLLFFQLKESTLWLSSLNSVLDPLIYFFLCKSFRSSLFNTLRLSPGRCRALRELGTDSASTPQGNTLI